In Acyrthosiphon pisum isolate AL4f unplaced genomic scaffold, pea_aphid_22Mar2018_4r6ur Scaffold_21114;HRSCAF=23062, whole genome shotgun sequence, one DNA window encodes the following:
- the LOC103308757 gene encoding protein FAM200B-like yields the protein MDKFLNSSRKRDNPEVISNIEKKQKIRKYDDSYLNFGFTSTVVANVEHPQCVVCLKVMAVESMLPNKMKRHLETVHGHLVNKPRDYFVSKLKAMAQQKHIFTKQATIPSKALLSSYKVAWRIAKSKKPHTIAENLILPAAMDMVSIMIGDAAAKQLQNVPLSDNTISRRIQDMAEDINDQLIEKLIGNDFAIQLDEATDSHNDAHLICYVRVAVIKSKYRGKLNTEKEMRIALSKFTPRFDDLMQQKQAQPSH from the coding sequence ATGGATAAGTTTTTGAATTCTAGTAGAAAACGTGATAATCCAGaagtaatttcaaatattgaaaagaaacaaaaaatcagaaaatatgaTGATAGTTATTTGAATTTCGGATTTACTAGCACTGTTGTTGCAAACGTAGAACATCCCCAGTGTGTTGTTTGTTTGAAAGTAATGGCTGTAGAAAGTATGCTTCCAAATAAAATGAAACGCCATTTGGAGACAGTTCATGGACATTTGGTGAACAAACCACGTGATTATTTCGTATCAAAATTAAAAGCTATGGctcaacaaaaacatatttttacaaaacaagCTACAATTCCTTCTAAAGCACTACTTTCTTCCTATAAAGTAGCTTGGCGAATAGCAAAGAGTAAAAAACCTCATACTATCGCAGAAAATCTAATTTTACCAGCCGCTATGGATATGGTGTCTATTATGATTGGGGATGCTGCTGCTAAACAACTTCAAAATGTGCCATTATCAGATAATACTATTAGTCGTAGAATACAAGATATGGCTGAAGACATCAATGATCAATTAATTGAAAAACTAATAGGAAATGACTTCGCCATTCAACTGGATGAAGCAACTGACAGCCATAATGATGCCCATCTTATTTGTTATGTAAGGGTCGCAGTTATCAAAAGTAAATACAGAGGAAAACTAAATACCGAAAAGGAAATGAGAATCGCACTATCAAAATTTACCCCACGATTTGATGATTTAATGCAACAAAAACAAGCACAGCCGtcccattaa